In one window of Microbacterium sp. PM5 DNA:
- a CDS encoding TetR/AcrR family transcriptional regulator: MGRPRRYDENELLDAAQELFWTRGYDRTSVEDIAAASGVATSSLYATHGSKRDLFLQVFRRYCAGRVDVVADAVSDSTDDGDELLAIFLRRVVDDCVSYPDRRGCLMLTSLTELRERFPEVVEISTVTIAAMEEAVATALAHTAHRAGRRLHARDVAARAEQAVLASQAVIHLSRLPLPRPRLLAMGEALLRS, translated from the coding sequence GTGGGTCGACCCCGGCGATATGACGAGAACGAGCTCCTGGATGCCGCGCAGGAGCTCTTCTGGACGCGCGGATACGATCGCACCTCCGTCGAGGACATCGCTGCGGCGTCCGGTGTCGCCACCAGCAGCCTGTACGCGACGCACGGCTCCAAGCGCGACCTTTTCCTTCAGGTCTTCCGGCGGTACTGCGCAGGCCGCGTCGATGTCGTGGCGGATGCCGTGTCGGACAGCACCGATGACGGAGACGAACTGCTCGCGATATTCCTGCGCCGCGTGGTCGACGACTGCGTCTCCTACCCCGACCGCCGCGGATGCCTCATGCTCACCAGCCTCACCGAACTGCGTGAGCGCTTCCCCGAAGTGGTCGAGATCTCCACCGTCACGATCGCGGCGATGGAGGAGGCCGTTGCGACCGCGCTGGCCCACACCGCCCATCGCGCCGGGCGCCGGCTGCACGCGCGCGACGTCGCCGCCCGCGCCGAGCAGGCGGTGCTGGCCTCGCAGGCCGTCATCCACCTCAGCCGGCTTCCCCTGCCGCGGCCCCGTCTGCTCGCGATGGGCGAGGCCCTCTTGAGGTCCTGA